One Pyxicephalus adspersus chromosome 3, UCB_Pads_2.0, whole genome shotgun sequence genomic window carries:
- the LOC140327567 gene encoding uncharacterized protein — protein MENAKPVKSPMETNYLKEMNGQDTLLPTNTQYRKAIGKLLYLTTATRPDIAATIGILCRKVSMPNQMDWNAVKQIIRNLQGTLHYKLKLPANDESTLTEYVDADWAGDTSDRKSTSGYLFLLSGGAINWLAESSSLLHYLLLTQSTLQQRRQAKKLYG, from the coding sequence ATGGAAAATGCCAAACCAGTAAAGTCTCCCATGGAAACCAACTACTTGAAGGAGATGAATGGCCAAGACACCCTGTTACCAACTAATACTCAGTACAGGAAAGCAATAGGGAAATTGCTGTACCTTACCACTGCTACAAGGCCTGACATTGCAGCAACTATTGGAATCCTATGCAGAAAGGTTTCAATGCCAAATCAAATGGACTGGAATGCTGTAAAGCAAATTATTCGCAATCTTCAAGGGACTTTGCACTACAAGCTAAAGTTACCAGCGAACGATGAAAGCACCTTAACAGAATATGTGGATGCAGACTGGGCTGGAGACACCAGCGACAGGAAATCTACCAGTGGCTACTTATTTCTTCTGTCAGGAGGCGCTATCAATTGGCTAGCAGAAAGCAGCTCTCTGTTACACTATCTTCTACTGACGCAGAGTACGTTGCAGCAGCGCAGGCAAGCCAAGAAGCTATATGGCTGA